In one Rhodococcus sp. B50 genomic region, the following are encoded:
- a CDS encoding 3-hydroxyacyl-CoA dehydrogenase NAD-binding domain-containing protein: MSDNMISWEKDADGIVVLTLDDPNQGANTMNELYKASMKATVDRLYEEQDSITGVVITSAKKTFFAGGDLRNLIAIGPDDAQAAFDEVQGIKADLRRLETLGKPVVAAINGAALGGGLEIALATHHRIAADVKGIQIGLPEASLGLLPGGGGVTRTVRLLGIQTALLSVLLQGNKYNAVKAKEIGLIHDVVGSIEELVPAAKAWIKANPEGGVQPWDVKGYKIPGGTPSSPAFAANLPAFPANLRKQIKGAPMPAPRAIMAAAVEGSQVDFDNASTIESRYFVELATGQVAKNMIQAFFFDMQSINSGASRPKDVPKREIKKVGVLGAGMMGAGIAYVSARAGFEVVLKDVTLEAAERGKNYSEKIEAKALSRGKTTEEKSKALLDRITPTADAADFAGVDFVIEAVFENTELKHKVFQEIEDIVDPDALLGSNTSTLPITGLATGVKRPEDFIGIHFFSPVDKMPLVEIIKGEKTSDEALARVFDYTLAIRKTPIVVNDSRGFFTSRVIGTFVNEAIAMLGEGIEPATIEQAGSQAGYPAPPLQLTDELNMKLMQKIAKETEEAAKQGDTKLGATRHPALDVVDWMIEQGRPGRLEKAGFYEYDENGKRQGIWQGVRDHYKTEATLDVPLQDLIDRMLFAEAIETQKCFDEGVLETTADANIGSILGIGFPAWTGGVAQFITGYKGGKEGFVKRAEELAAKYGERFTPPASLRS; the protein is encoded by the coding sequence GTGAGCGACAACATGATTTCCTGGGAGAAGGACGCCGACGGCATCGTCGTGCTGACCCTCGACGACCCCAACCAGGGCGCCAACACGATGAACGAGCTGTACAAGGCGTCGATGAAGGCCACCGTCGACCGCCTGTACGAGGAGCAGGACTCCATCACCGGTGTGGTGATCACCTCCGCGAAGAAGACCTTCTTCGCCGGCGGCGACCTGCGCAACCTCATCGCGATCGGACCCGACGACGCGCAGGCCGCGTTCGACGAGGTCCAGGGCATCAAGGCCGACCTGCGTCGCCTCGAGACCCTCGGTAAGCCCGTCGTCGCCGCCATCAACGGTGCGGCTCTCGGTGGCGGTCTCGAGATCGCGCTCGCGACGCATCACCGCATCGCGGCCGACGTCAAGGGCATCCAGATCGGCCTGCCCGAGGCCAGCCTCGGCCTGCTGCCCGGTGGTGGCGGCGTCACCCGCACCGTGCGCCTGCTCGGCATCCAGACCGCGCTGCTCTCGGTTCTGCTGCAGGGCAACAAGTACAACGCCGTCAAGGCCAAGGAGATCGGCCTGATCCACGACGTCGTGGGCAGCATCGAGGAGCTCGTCCCGGCCGCCAAGGCATGGATCAAGGCCAATCCCGAGGGCGGCGTCCAGCCGTGGGATGTCAAGGGCTACAAGATCCCCGGTGGCACCCCCTCCAGCCCTGCCTTCGCCGCGAACCTCCCGGCCTTCCCCGCGAACCTGCGCAAGCAGATCAAGGGCGCCCCGATGCCGGCTCCGCGCGCGATCATGGCCGCCGCCGTCGAGGGCTCGCAGGTCGATTTCGACAACGCCTCGACCATCGAGTCGCGGTACTTCGTCGAGCTCGCCACCGGCCAGGTTGCGAAGAACATGATCCAGGCGTTCTTCTTCGACATGCAGTCCATCAACTCGGGCGCCTCGCGTCCGAAGGACGTGCCGAAGCGTGAGATCAAGAAGGTCGGTGTTCTCGGTGCAGGCATGATGGGCGCCGGCATCGCGTACGTCTCCGCCCGTGCCGGTTTCGAGGTCGTCCTCAAGGACGTCACCCTCGAGGCAGCAGAGCGCGGCAAGAACTACTCGGAGAAGATCGAGGCCAAGGCTCTCTCGCGCGGCAAGACGACCGAGGAGAAGTCGAAGGCTCTGCTCGATCGCATCACGCCGACCGCCGACGCCGCCGATTTCGCGGGTGTCGACTTCGTCATCGAGGCCGTCTTCGAGAACACCGAGCTCAAGCACAAGGTGTTCCAGGAGATCGAGGACATCGTCGATCCCGACGCGCTGCTCGGCTCGAACACCTCGACGCTGCCGATCACCGGTCTCGCGACCGGCGTCAAGCGCCCCGAGGACTTCATCGGTATCCACTTCTTCTCGCCGGTCGACAAGATGCCGCTGGTCGAGATCATCAAGGGTGAGAAGACCTCCGACGAGGCCCTGGCCCGCGTGTTCGACTACACGCTCGCGATCCGCAAGACCCCGATCGTCGTCAACGACAGTCGCGGCTTCTTCACCTCGCGCGTGATCGGCACCTTCGTGAACGAGGCCATCGCCATGCTCGGCGAGGGCATCGAGCCCGCGACGATCGAGCAGGCCGGTTCGCAGGCGGGCTACCCGGCTCCGCCGCTGCAGCTGACCGACGAGCTGAACATGAAGCTCATGCAGAAGATCGCGAAGGAGACCGAGGAGGCCGCCAAGCAGGGCGACACCAAGCTCGGCGCCACGCGGCATCCCGCGCTCGACGTCGTCGACTGGATGATCGAGCAGGGCCGTCCGGGCCGCCTCGAGAAGGCCGGTTTCTACGAGTACGACGAGAACGGCAAGCGCCAGGGCATCTGGCAGGGCGTGCGCGATCACTACAAGACCGAAGCGACGCTCGATGTGCCGCTGCAGGATCTGATCGACCGCATGCTGTTCGCCGAGGCGATCGAGACCCAGAAGTGCTTCGACGAGGGTGTTCTCGAAACCACCGCCGACGCAAACATCGGCTCGATCCTCGGTATCGGCTTCCCGGCCTGGACCGGTGGTGTCGCACAGTTCATCACCGGTTACAAGGGTGGCAAGGAAGGCTTCGTCAAGCGCGCCGAGGAACTCGCCGCCAAGTACGGCGAGCGCTTCACCCCGCCGGCCAGCCTGCGCAGCTGA
- a CDS encoding acetyl-CoA C-acetyltransferase, whose translation MTTEAFIYEAIRTPRGRGKKTGSLHSVKPISLVTGLIDELRVRFPDLDENRISDLILGVVGPVGDQGADIARTAVTVANLPVTTGGVQINRFCASGLEAVNMAAQKVRSGWDELVLAGGVESMSRVPMGSDGGAWMLDPATNYDSYLVPQGISADLIATIEGFTREDVDAYALRSQQLAAAAWSGGYFSKSVVPVKDQNGLTILDHDEHMRPDSTLEGLAKLAPSFAGVGEMGGFDAVALQKYHFVEKIDHVHHGGNSSGIVDGAALVLVGSEQAGKDLGLTPRARVVATATSGADSTIMLTGPTPAAHKVLAAAGLTVDDIDLFEINEAFASVVLKFQKDLNIPDEKLNVNGGAIAMGHPLGATGAMITGTMIDELERRGAKRALVTLCIGGGMGVATIIERV comes from the coding sequence GTGACCACCGAGGCATTCATCTATGAAGCCATCCGAACACCACGCGGCCGAGGCAAGAAGACGGGCTCGCTGCACTCCGTCAAGCCGATCTCCCTGGTTACGGGCCTGATCGACGAGCTGCGTGTTCGCTTCCCCGATCTCGACGAGAACCGCATCTCCGACCTGATCCTCGGTGTCGTCGGCCCCGTCGGCGATCAGGGTGCCGACATCGCCCGCACCGCTGTCACCGTCGCGAACCTGCCGGTCACCACCGGCGGCGTCCAGATCAACCGCTTCTGCGCGTCGGGCCTCGAGGCCGTCAACATGGCTGCGCAGAAGGTCCGCTCGGGCTGGGACGAGCTCGTCCTCGCCGGCGGTGTCGAGTCCATGTCGCGCGTTCCCATGGGCTCCGACGGTGGCGCGTGGATGCTCGATCCCGCCACCAACTACGACAGCTACCTGGTGCCGCAGGGCATCTCGGCCGACCTCATCGCGACCATCGAGGGCTTCACCCGCGAGGACGTCGACGCCTACGCCCTGCGTTCGCAGCAGCTCGCCGCGGCAGCCTGGTCGGGCGGCTACTTCTCCAAGTCGGTCGTGCCGGTCAAGGACCAGAACGGTCTGACCATCCTCGATCACGACGAGCACATGCGCCCCGACTCCACCCTCGAGGGCCTCGCCAAGCTCGCTCCGTCGTTCGCGGGTGTCGGCGAGATGGGCGGCTTCGACGCCGTCGCGCTGCAGAAGTACCACTTCGTGGAGAAGATCGACCACGTCCACCACGGTGGCAACAGCTCCGGCATCGTCGACGGTGCCGCGCTGGTACTCGTCGGATCCGAGCAGGCCGGCAAGGACCTCGGCCTGACCCCGCGCGCCCGCGTCGTCGCCACGGCCACCTCCGGTGCCGATTCGACCATCATGCTCACCGGTCCCACGCCGGCCGCGCACAAGGTTCTCGCGGCAGCGGGTCTGACGGTCGACGACATCGACCTGTTCGAGATCAACGAGGCGTTCGCCTCCGTCGTCCTGAAGTTCCAGAAGGACCTGAACATCCCGGACGAGAAGCTCAACGTCAACGGCGGCGCCATCGCGATGGGCCACCCGCTCGGCGCCACCGGCGCCATGATCACCGGCACCATGATCGACGAGCTCGAGCGCCGCGGAGCCAAGCGCGCCCTCGTCACCCTGTGCATCGGTGGCGGCATGGGTGTGGCCACCATCATCGAGCGCGTCTGA
- a CDS encoding zinc-binding dehydrogenase, which translates to MDPLEGRVSRTAVWTGTGIELRKVPIPALGYRELLVRVRLATVCGSDLHTVSGRRSGPAPSVLGHEGVGEVVAAGPHASVAAGERIVWSVTCACHDCDRCRSGRTAKCRSVTKVGHEPFTGSWPLSGTYSEYIVLPAGATTVPVPAALPDVVAAPASCATATAAAVVEAAGELAGRRVVVCGAGLLGIAAVAMSAEAGADVTIVDIDPQRAARAERFGAVLDDGGPVDIALDFSGSAEAIASLVPRLDVGGRLVLAGSVAPGPAVPVDPETIVRRWLMVTGVHNYEPGHLRSAVDFLTRTVATYPWDELVEDPVPLDEVENVLRPGPALRTAVAP; encoded by the coding sequence ATGGATCCGCTCGAAGGTCGTGTGAGTCGCACGGCGGTGTGGACCGGGACGGGCATCGAGTTGCGGAAGGTGCCGATACCGGCCCTCGGTTACCGCGAACTACTCGTGCGTGTCCGCCTGGCCACAGTGTGTGGGAGCGACCTGCACACCGTGTCCGGGCGCCGCTCCGGTCCGGCGCCGTCGGTGCTCGGACACGAAGGGGTAGGGGAGGTCGTCGCGGCCGGTCCGCATGCCTCCGTGGCCGCGGGGGAGCGGATCGTGTGGAGCGTGACGTGCGCGTGCCACGATTGCGACCGGTGTCGATCCGGACGCACGGCCAAGTGCAGGTCGGTGACCAAGGTCGGCCACGAACCGTTCACCGGATCGTGGCCGCTGTCGGGCACCTACTCCGAGTACATCGTGCTGCCGGCGGGCGCGACGACCGTGCCCGTCCCGGCCGCGCTGCCCGACGTCGTCGCGGCACCCGCGTCGTGCGCGACGGCAACGGCCGCCGCGGTGGTCGAGGCGGCCGGTGAGCTCGCCGGTCGCCGGGTCGTGGTGTGCGGGGCCGGGTTGCTCGGTATCGCGGCCGTGGCCATGTCCGCCGAGGCCGGTGCCGACGTGACGATCGTGGACATCGACCCGCAGCGCGCGGCCCGTGCCGAACGGTTCGGCGCGGTTCTCGACGACGGCGGTCCCGTCGACATCGCCCTCGACTTCTCGGGTTCGGCGGAGGCGATCGCGTCGCTCGTGCCGCGCCTGGACGTGGGAGGCCGCCTCGTGCTCGCGGGCTCGGTGGCGCCCGGCCCCGCCGTTCCCGTCGATCCCGAGACGATCGTGCGCCGATGGCTCATGGTCACCGGCGTCCACAACTACGAGCCCGGACATCTACGCTCGGCAGTGGATTTCCTGACCCGCACCGTCGCCACCTATCCGTGGGACGAACTCGTCGAAGACCCGGTTCCGCTCGACGAGGTCGAGAACGTGCTGCGTCCCGGACCGGCGCTGCGCACGGCGGTGGCGCCCTAG
- the phnE gene encoding phosphonate ABC transporter, permease protein PhnE, whose product MSILAPPSTETRSHDTGRDRRRTIAAGWAVVAIAVTASAAYIDFAPTTLFDGLDSMAGLIERMLPPRLDDPGRIGVLALETLLMAVLGTVLAAVASIPLAFLAARNTTPHPVLYRGSRTVITFCRAMPDLLFAVLFVRALGIGVLPGILALALHSIGMLGKLFADAIEQTDAGPREAVRSTGVGYVREMINAVLPQVVPAWTANFVYRIDINLRTSVVLGFVGAGGIGFALQDALRGLVYPRALGIVCVILVIIAAMEVVAILVRRALLTPSVNGPGRERLSRIVFSVTVAGATLFALVALRIDPRDLFTWIGPSLEVFTRLVPPDFTAVGWDLADAVVQTLAIGAVATAVGAVFSLPFGILAASNVSPHPTVYAAARAVVLVVRAIPELILAVIFVAAIGLGPVAGACALAIGSVGFLGKLVADAVEEIDLGPLDAVRAVGGGWWKTLFAAVIPQVIPSVVGSTLYLLDVNIRTSTVLGVVGAGGVGFLLFEAVRTLNFEFAGAIVVIVFVVVYVIERMSGWIRSKVV is encoded by the coding sequence ATGAGCATCCTCGCCCCGCCCAGCACGGAGACGAGGTCTCACGACACCGGTCGTGACCGTCGGCGGACGATCGCCGCCGGATGGGCCGTCGTCGCGATCGCAGTGACCGCCTCGGCCGCGTACATCGATTTCGCTCCCACGACCTTGTTCGACGGGCTCGATTCGATGGCCGGCCTGATCGAGCGCATGCTTCCGCCGCGGCTCGACGACCCCGGTCGCATCGGTGTGCTCGCTCTCGAGACGCTGCTCATGGCGGTGCTCGGCACCGTTCTCGCGGCGGTCGCGTCGATACCGCTCGCGTTCCTCGCCGCACGAAACACGACGCCGCATCCCGTGCTGTATCGCGGGTCCCGCACGGTCATCACGTTCTGTCGCGCCATGCCCGACCTGCTGTTCGCGGTCCTGTTCGTCCGCGCACTCGGAATCGGCGTCCTGCCCGGTATTCTGGCGCTGGCGCTCCACTCGATCGGCATGCTCGGAAAGTTGTTCGCCGATGCGATCGAGCAGACCGACGCCGGCCCGCGCGAAGCCGTGCGCAGCACCGGAGTCGGATATGTCCGGGAAATGATCAATGCGGTTCTGCCGCAGGTTGTTCCGGCCTGGACCGCCAACTTCGTCTACCGGATCGATATCAACCTCCGAACCTCCGTCGTCCTCGGCTTCGTCGGAGCCGGCGGAATCGGGTTCGCGCTGCAGGACGCACTGCGCGGACTGGTCTATCCGCGTGCACTCGGAATCGTCTGTGTGATCCTGGTGATCATCGCGGCGATGGAGGTCGTCGCCATCCTCGTCCGGCGCGCCCTGCTCACTCCGTCCGTGAACGGTCCGGGCCGAGAACGCCTCTCGCGCATCGTCTTCTCGGTTACCGTCGCCGGAGCAACTCTGTTCGCTCTGGTCGCTCTTCGCATCGATCCGCGTGATCTGTTCACGTGGATCGGACCGTCCCTCGAGGTATTCACACGGCTCGTGCCACCGGACTTCACCGCGGTGGGATGGGATCTGGCCGACGCGGTGGTGCAGACCCTCGCGATCGGCGCGGTCGCCACCGCTGTCGGGGCGGTGTTCTCACTGCCGTTCGGGATCCTCGCGGCGAGCAACGTGTCGCCGCATCCCACCGTGTATGCGGCCGCACGTGCCGTCGTCCTCGTCGTCCGGGCGATCCCCGAGCTGATCCTCGCGGTGATATTCGTGGCCGCGATCGGACTCGGGCCGGTCGCCGGGGCATGTGCACTCGCGATCGGGTCCGTCGGATTCCTCGGCAAACTCGTCGCCGACGCGGTCGAAGAGATCGATCTCGGCCCGCTCGACGCGGTCCGCGCGGTCGGCGGCGGCTGGTGGAAGACCCTCTTCGCGGCCGTGATTCCGCAGGTGATCCCGTCGGTCGTCGGATCGACGCTGTACCTGCTCGACGTCAACATCCGCACCTCGACCGTCCTCGGCGTCGTCGGTGCGGGAGGTGTGGGATTCCTTCTCTTCGAAGCGGTCCGGACGCTGAACTTCGAATTCGCAGGCGCGATCGTCGTCATCGTGTTCGTCGTCGTGTACGTCATCGAAAGGATGTCGGGATGGATCCGCTCGAAGGTCGTGTGA
- the phnC gene encoding phosphonate ABC transporter ATP-binding protein gives MSTDPTHQVAGDDLVVSARGVTKEFGATTALSGVDLDVRRSELVVLLGLSGSGKSTFLRCLNGLHSVTEGRIEVSGTRVDLASRRELRSLRKDVGFVFQQFNLVGRLSCLENVLIGGLGRLSLPRYGALTYPKAMRAEAREHLDRVGLADLADRRADTLSGGQQQRVAIARTLMQRPAVLLADEPVASLDPENAGVVMDLLFRVCMEDKLTVVCTLHQVDLALGWAHRIVGLRDGRKVLDRPAVGLSRDEAMEIYQRVEPLSDPLGARSA, from the coding sequence ATGAGCACCGATCCCACCCACCAGGTCGCCGGTGACGACCTCGTCGTCTCGGCCCGCGGCGTCACGAAGGAATTCGGCGCCACCACCGCGCTGTCCGGCGTCGATCTCGACGTGCGCCGCAGTGAACTCGTCGTCCTTCTCGGCTTGTCCGGCTCGGGGAAGTCGACCTTCCTACGCTGCTTGAACGGCCTGCACTCCGTCACCGAGGGTCGCATCGAGGTCTCCGGGACACGCGTCGACCTCGCGTCGCGACGCGAACTGCGGTCGCTGCGCAAGGACGTCGGCTTCGTCTTCCAGCAGTTCAACCTCGTCGGACGACTGAGTTGCCTCGAGAACGTGCTCATCGGGGGACTCGGCAGACTGTCGTTGCCCCGCTATGGAGCGCTCACCTACCCGAAGGCTATGCGTGCCGAGGCACGGGAACATCTCGACCGGGTCGGGCTCGCCGATCTGGCGGACCGTCGTGCCGACACGCTTTCGGGCGGTCAGCAGCAGCGTGTGGCGATCGCGCGGACCCTGATGCAACGACCGGCCGTCCTGCTCGCCGACGAACCCGTCGCCTCCCTCGACCCGGAGAACGCCGGCGTGGTCATGGACCTGCTGTTCCGCGTGTGCATGGAGGACAAGCTCACGGTCGTGTGCACGCTGCATCAGGTGGACCTCGCGCTCGGCTGGGCGCACCGCATCGTCGGGCTGCGGGACGGTCGCAAGGTGCTCGACCGACCCGCCGTCGGACTCTCCCGCGACGAGGCCATGGAGATCTACCAGCGCGTCGAACCCCTCTCCGACCCGCTCGGAGCACGGTCGGCATGA
- a CDS encoding phosphate/phosphite/phosphonate ABC transporter substrate-binding protein, whose protein sequence is MRSLSYRRAVVSAGLAAGLTLALTACGGSDPDTLNDQGFPETITLGAIPAENSSDLKSSYEPLLTMLEDETGSTVEFVQASDYAGVVEGMIADNVDLAFFGPFAYVVAQINGADTTPLGAVVQDPGAEPGYRSYGLTQSGNSEIGSIEDFAGKDVCFVDPGSTSGFLYPSAGLIEAGVIGSGTEQDLAAGLTPVYAGGHDASALAIAAGDCEAGFAFDTMVDKTMIESGDLEENELKKVWESETIAGSLFVADNSLGNEVVERLGTILTEKGNADYLRAQGYCDGECRITDERAWGVVPATDADYDGVRHVCEVTGSEKCKG, encoded by the coding sequence ATGCGTTCCCTGTCGTATCGTCGAGCCGTCGTCTCCGCCGGTCTCGCCGCCGGGCTCACCCTCGCGCTGACCGCCTGCGGTGGTTCGGATCCCGACACGCTCAACGACCAAGGATTCCCCGAAACCATCACGCTCGGTGCGATTCCCGCTGAGAACTCGTCCGATTTGAAGTCGAGTTACGAGCCGTTGCTGACGATGCTCGAGGACGAGACCGGATCCACCGTCGAGTTCGTCCAGGCCTCCGATTACGCGGGCGTGGTCGAAGGGATGATCGCCGACAACGTCGATCTGGCCTTCTTCGGTCCCTTCGCGTACGTCGTCGCGCAGATCAACGGTGCCGACACGACGCCGCTCGGTGCCGTCGTGCAGGATCCCGGCGCCGAACCGGGCTACCGTTCCTACGGTCTGACACAGTCCGGCAACTCCGAGATCGGCAGCATCGAGGATTTCGCCGGCAAGGATGTGTGTTTCGTCGACCCCGGTTCGACGTCCGGATTCCTGTACCCCTCGGCGGGACTCATCGAGGCGGGGGTCATCGGATCCGGCACCGAACAGGATCTCGCGGCCGGCCTGACCCCCGTCTACGCCGGCGGACACGACGCCTCCGCCCTCGCGATCGCCGCGGGGGACTGCGAGGCAGGATTCGCTTTCGACACGATGGTCGACAAGACCATGATCGAGAGCGGTGACCTCGAGGAGAACGAGCTGAAGAAGGTCTGGGAATCCGAGACGATCGCCGGATCGCTGTTCGTCGCCGACAATTCGCTCGGCAACGAGGTCGTCGAGCGGCTCGGCACCATCCTGACGGAGAAGGGCAACGCCGACTACCTGCGCGCGCAGGGTTACTGCGACGGTGAATGCCGGATCACCGACGAACGCGCCTGGGGTGTCGTGCCCGCGACCGATGCCGACTACGACGGCGTCCGTCACGTCTGCGAGGTCACCGGATCCGAGAAGTGCAAGGGCTGA
- a CDS encoding phosphonatase-like hydrolase, with protein MTTIRLAVLDMAGTTVADDGLVVRAFDEAATAVGLPESGPERDDARRYVLDTMGQSKIVVFRALFGSDERARIANDAFEQAYERFVDAGDVAAIPGAEKTITQLREAGVKVALTTGFSRSTQDRLLTALGWLDLADIALTPADAGRGRPYPDMILAALLRTGTDDVREIAVVGDTAGDMLSGLRSGASVVAGTRTGAHDEATLREAGATHVLDSITALPALILS; from the coding sequence ATGACCACCATCCGACTCGCCGTGCTCGACATGGCCGGAACCACCGTCGCCGACGACGGGCTCGTCGTCCGCGCATTCGACGAAGCAGCCACCGCAGTCGGCCTTCCCGAGAGCGGCCCCGAGCGGGACGACGCGCGCCGATACGTCCTCGACACCATGGGACAGTCGAAGATCGTCGTCTTCCGCGCGCTGTTCGGCAGCGACGAACGCGCCCGGATCGCGAACGACGCCTTCGAACAGGCCTACGAACGGTTCGTCGACGCCGGGGACGTTGCCGCGATTCCGGGCGCGGAGAAGACGATCACGCAACTGCGCGAGGCAGGCGTGAAAGTCGCGCTCACCACCGGATTCAGCCGCTCCACCCAGGACCGGCTGCTCACCGCGCTCGGCTGGCTCGACCTGGCCGACATCGCCCTCACGCCCGCCGACGCCGGTCGCGGTCGTCCCTACCCCGACATGATCCTCGCCGCGCTGCTGCGCACCGGAACCGACGACGTCCGCGAGATCGCCGTGGTCGGTGACACCGCCGGCGACATGCTCTCGGGTCTGCGGTCCGGAGCGTCCGTCGTCGCCGGCACGCGCACCGGAGCGCACGACGAGGCGACACTCCGAGAAGCCGGTGCCACCCACGTTCTCGACTCGATCACCGCTCTGCCCGCCCTGATCCTCTCCTGA
- a CDS encoding TIGR03364 family FAD-dependent oxidoreductase has product MRILIIGGGILGTAHADAAVRRGHDVLHLEREPEARGATVRNFGLVWVSGRTRGELDATLRSRELWEDLGARVPDVGFRANGSLTLLRTAAEVAVAEEAVARDDAGRRGFALLDADEARGINPALRGKFVAALHCGTDAAVESRIALPAIRQHLATSGRYRFLPSTEARDVSRTPHGTVRVRDDHGTVYEVDLVLACPGATLGGLARDLAGDLPLRRVRLQMMQTAPLDEPLTTSITDGDSLRYYPGFAGSALDNLTATEQQRPVAEQHRMQLLCVQRLHGGLTIGDTHAYDEPFDFDVDEDPYDHLTAVTEEFLGRRLPRIVRRWAGVYSQCIDPTALVHRAKADEDVWVVAGPGGRGMTLGPYLGEETADLLGL; this is encoded by the coding sequence ATGCGAATCCTGATCATCGGTGGCGGCATCCTCGGCACCGCACACGCCGACGCCGCCGTCCGCCGCGGACACGACGTCCTGCATCTCGAACGCGAACCGGAAGCGCGGGGTGCCACCGTGCGCAATTTCGGACTCGTGTGGGTCTCCGGCCGCACGCGTGGTGAACTCGACGCAACCCTCCGGTCCCGTGAGCTGTGGGAGGACCTCGGCGCGCGCGTACCCGACGTCGGCTTCCGTGCGAACGGTTCACTGACACTGCTGCGCACCGCCGCCGAGGTCGCCGTCGCCGAGGAGGCCGTCGCGCGTGACGACGCGGGACGACGGGGATTCGCACTTCTCGATGCCGACGAAGCGCGCGGTATCAACCCTGCGCTACGTGGGAAATTCGTCGCTGCACTGCACTGCGGTACCGACGCCGCCGTGGAGTCCCGCATCGCGCTCCCGGCGATCCGGCAGCACCTCGCCACGTCGGGTCGTTATCGATTCCTGCCGTCCACCGAGGCCCGGGACGTCTCCCGCACGCCGCACGGGACGGTCCGGGTACGCGACGATCACGGCACCGTGTACGAGGTCGATCTCGTTCTGGCCTGTCCCGGCGCGACACTCGGCGGTCTGGCCCGTGACCTCGCCGGCGATCTGCCGTTGCGCAGGGTCCGTTTGCAGATGATGCAGACCGCACCGCTGGACGAACCGCTCACCACCTCGATCACCGACGGCGACAGTCTGCGCTACTACCCGGGTTTCGCCGGCAGCGCCCTCGACAACCTCACCGCCACCGAACAGCAACGTCCGGTCGCAGAGCAACACCGCATGCAGTTGCTGTGCGTCCAACGGTTGCACGGCGGACTGACCATCGGCGACACCCACGCCTATGACGAACCGTTCGACTTCGACGTCGACGAGGACCCCTACGACCATCTCACCGCCGTCACCGAAGAGTTCCTCGGGCGCCGCCTCCCGCGCATCGTCCGGCGCTGGGCCGGCGTGTACAGCCAGTGCATCGATCCCACCGCGCTCGTGCACCGCGCGAAGGCCGACGAGGACGTGTGGGTCGTCGCAGGGCCGGGCGGTCGCGGTATGACGCTCGGTCCCTATCTCGGCGAAGAGACCGCCGACCTGCTCGGACTCTGA
- a CDS encoding GntR family transcriptional regulator, with protein MATVVREARTLKHQIVRRRVEDLLDQLTVGDQVPSERDLATRFDVARETVRQALRELLVDGRIERRGRSTVVAGPKIVQPLVIGSYTEAALLEGRSAGRVLVAWTDLVADDETACHLGIEAGDPVLELERVLLTDGVHVGLERTRLPAYRFPDLRRTLDPSSSLYAAIRACGITFARAVEKIETTLPDAREAALLDADTRTPMLLLERISYDENDVPIEHRRSLYRGDRMSFVTTVTA; from the coding sequence GTGGCCACCGTCGTTCGTGAAGCGCGCACCCTCAAGCACCAGATCGTGCGCCGCCGGGTCGAGGACCTCCTCGACCAGCTCACCGTGGGAGACCAGGTGCCCTCCGAGCGCGATCTCGCGACCCGATTCGACGTCGCCCGCGAAACCGTCCGTCAGGCACTGCGCGAACTGCTCGTCGACGGCCGCATCGAACGACGGGGGCGCAGCACCGTTGTCGCCGGACCGAAGATCGTCCAACCCCTCGTCATCGGTTCCTACACCGAGGCCGCGCTCCTCGAAGGGCGAAGTGCCGGGCGTGTGCTGGTCGCGTGGACCGACCTCGTCGCCGACGACGAAACGGCCTGCCACCTCGGCATCGAAGCCGGAGATCCTGTCCTCGAACTCGAACGCGTCCTGCTCACCGACGGGGTTCATGTCGGACTCGAACGCACCCGCCTTCCCGCATACCGCTTTCCGGATCTACGCCGGACGCTCGATCCGTCGTCGTCGTTGTACGCCGCGATCCGCGCCTGCGGGATCACGTTCGCTCGGGCGGTCGAGAAGATCGAGACCACACTGCCCGACGCGCGCGAAGCCGCCCTGCTCGACGCCGATACCCGCACACCCATGTTGTTGCTCGAACGGATCTCCTACGACGAGAACGACGTCCCGATCGAGCACCGCCGCTCGCTCTATCGCGGCGACCGGATGTCGTTCGTCACGACCGTGACAGCCTGA